One window of the Cryptomeria japonica chromosome 7, Sugi_1.0, whole genome shotgun sequence genome contains the following:
- the LOC131856986 gene encoding toll/interleukin-1 receptor-like protein, whose protein sequence is MASTSTAGRKRKNEDDDNMGAFHELAPSASTSASTLQQKPCYDVFINHRGQDVKHTLARSIYNILKEIKVTAFLDSEELEYGDFLPATLEGAMRSASIHIAVFSENYAKSPWCLAELSFMLKTGAKIIPVFYYVEPTDLRYVAQGKGIYVDAFEEYDMKGRYSPEKLQDWKTALHNVSFYDGQIIKNNE, encoded by the coding sequence ATGGCATCTACTTCTACAGCTGGTCGTAAACGAAAGAATGAGGATGATGATAATATGGGTGCTTTTCATGAACTCGCACCATCTGCATCTACTTCTGCCTCAACACTTCAGCAAAAGCCGTGCTACGATGTGTTCATTAATCATCGTGGACAAGATGTCAAACACACATTAGCTCGCAGTATCTATAATATCCTTAAGGAGATAAAGGTGACAGCATTTTTAGATTCGGAGGAGTTGGAATATGGCGATTTCTTGCCTGCAACATTAGAAGGAGCAATGCGTAGTGCTTCTATTCATATAGCAGTTTTTTCTGAGAACTATGCAAAATCACCTTGGTGTTTGGCAGAGCTCTCATTTATGCTTAAAACTGGGGCCAAAATTATTCCTGTGTTCTACTATGTAGAGCCTACAGATCTCAGATATGTAGCTCAAGGGAAGGGAATCTATGTCGATGCTTTTGAGGAGTATGATATGAAGGGTAGGTACAGCCCAGAAAAGCTTCAGGACTGGAAAACGGCCCTTCACAATGTCTCATTTTACGATGGTCAAATCATTAAAAATAATGAGTGA
- the LOC131049577 gene encoding disease resistance protein RUN1-like, giving the protein MEQDFEMNTLQSDQAVQIVGIWGMGGSGKTTLAKHLYNKKSSSMQRSSFIFDVRDGATKGVLQKKQIQLLNDLGVKKDIKFDNIEQGKAFLTRHLTSVRVLIALDDVDDVDQLDALLPVKDTLGSGSLIIVTTREKEVLRSKGISRVYEMKALDQLYGRQLFSWHAFSKSIPLVGFEKLVERFVEVCRGLPLSLKIFGAQLYGEFRKEYWESLLDKISRILPDGIKEKLKLSYDVLDYEEKEMFLDTACFFIGEENSLAIEIWNGSGWSGLHGWEKLLNKCLVELDQYNYIKMHDHLRDLGREIANQHSPYRLWLPQQIINTENQTETRNDIRGIMAVSSEIKTWFCHERGKSFPIMSRSSRVSSDGELMGNPIGRNLSLVPSILGPRIFVIRRDYFNRTMGEVSQGLVWLRWFQIGQRNLSSRFSFKRLRVLELYEDGEEHHLKDLWEADNAPLQLRELVISGCLKFQRFPNSIGRLNVLKKIVIINGFNIRSLPEEFCRLQSLEHLQLKYCKKLSSLPTSFGNLRNLRFLDLSWCTQLSMLPDSFKNLMLLQYLDLSLCEQLKLRPEDFQNITKLEHLDLFGCVRVEQLPSHIINQASLRELLLKGTDRLRELPINIGQLRRLQKMTIGNKLLTSLPTSLGDLSSLTNLSIFYSPNLEYFPPLQNLSSLKSLSICSCPKLKYLPNSLGGSSLTNLVIRDCPKLKSLRPNSLGALSSLTELKIIHCNSLKCLPSSVERLNLLEHLTIQVCPVKCLPFALRNLKQITLHNTEVCRISVSEDRYPRLQSLSLSSMDHLMEIEALPTTIKSIELKYCKILKKIRATCDLVNLERLKIVSCPELDELPSFEHSTSLREFELRGGCYRIQEIEGLEYCTRLESLRIETCWDVPVIESLEQMDKLRRVEIRANKGSAIERCIQTIKKWPGEIKVCSRAVPDASSLMPFLLLPNLVVFDSFSNHKIQSRSKFVRVQSSNGDAIMICCVINCVSSQMQLQLSPHCRGGRKFFEYLPNVEKGRWILLAGFTLQSGYYDWQSAEEIEIEANREEAEIEDRVKEDKIEKCLVVRVEEQRLEEAFHSLLPLLQS; this is encoded by the exons ATGGAACAAGACTTTGAGATGAACACACTCCAATCTGATCAGGCTGTACAAATTGTGGGAATTTGGGGCATGGGTGGCTCTGGCAAAACCACACTTGCCAAACATCTTTACAACAAAAAGTCCTCATCCATGCAGAGGtccagttttatttttgatgttagAGATGGTGCAACCAAAGGCGTGTTACAGAAAAAGCAGATTCAACTCCTTAATGACCTTGGTGTCAAAAAAGATATAAAATTTGACAATATAGAACAAGGGAAGGCATTTCTTACAAGGCATTTGACATCTGTCAGGGTGCTCATTGCTCTAGATGATGTGGATGATGTAGATCAACTGGATGCTCTGTTGCCTGTAAAAGACACCCTTGGATCGGGTAGTCTTATCATTGTTACAACACGGGAGAAGGAAGTCCTCAGATCTAAGGGCATATCCCGTGTGTATGAAATGAAAGCACTTGATCAACTTTATGGAAGGCAGCTTTTTTCTTGGCATGCTTTCTCAAAATCCATTCCTCTAGTTGGATTTGAAAAACTTGTTGAAAGGTTTGTAGAGGTTTGTAGAGGATTACCCCTGTCTCTCAAGATATTTGGAGCACAGTTATATGGAGAGTTTCGCAAAGAATACTGGGAGTCTCTATTGGATAAGATCTCCAGAATATTGCCTGATGGTATTAAAGAGAAACTCAAATTGAGTTATGATGTTCTTGATTATGAAGAGAAAGAGATGTTTCTTGACACTGCTTGTTTCTTTATAGGAGAGGAAAACAGTTTGGCAATTGAAATATGGAATGGATCAGGTTGGAGCGGTCTACATGGTTGGGAAAAACTATTGAATAAATGTTTGGTTGAACTCGACCAATACAATTATATAAAAATGCATGATCATTTAAGAGATTTAGGAAGGGAAATTGCAAATCAGCATTCACCTTACCGACTTTGGCTACCCCAACAGATTATTAATACTGAGAATCAAACAGAG ACAAGAAATGACATCCGAGGAATAATGGCCGTCTCAAGCGAAATAAAAACTTGGTTTTGCCATGAG CGCGGAAAGTCCTTCCCCATAATGAGCCGTTCCAGCAGGGTCAGCTCGGACGGTGAACTCATGGGCAATCCTATTGGAAGAAATTTGTCACTCGTGCCCTCTATACTTGGACCGAGGATTTTTGTGATTAGACGAGATTATTTCAATAGAACAATGGGTGAAGTATCACAAGGGCTGGTCTGGCTTCGCTGGTTTCAAATTGGGCAGAGAAATCTTTCATCAAGGTTTTCATTCAAAAGATTGAGGGTTTTAGAATTATATGAAGACGGAGAGGAACATCACTTAAAAGATCTGTGGGAGGCTGACAAT GCTCCTCTGCAGCTGAGAGAGTTAGTCATTTCAGGATGCCTCAAATTCCAAAGATTTCCAAACTCAATAGGACGTCTCAATGTGTTGAAAAAGATAGTAATCATAAATGGCTTCAATATTCGAAGCCTTCCTGAAGAATTTTGCCGTCTTCAATCATTGGAGCACTTGCAATTAAAATACTGTAAAAAGCTATCATCATTACCCACTAGTTTTGGCAATTTGAGAAATCTGCGGTTTCTGGATTTAAGCTGGTGTACGCAATTGAGTATGTTGCCAGATTCTTTTAAGAATTTGATGCTCCTACAATATCTCGATCTATCTTTGTGTGAACAGCTCAAACTTAGGCCAGAGGATTTCCAAAACATCACAAAGCTGGAGCATTTGGATCTATTTGGTTGTGTGCGAGTGGAACAATTGCCTTCTCATATCATAAATCAGGCGTCCTTGAGAGAGCTCTTATTGAAGGGGACAGACAGGTTAAGGGAGCTGCCAATTAACATCGGTCAACTAAGAAGACTGCAAAAGATGACCATTGGGAATAAGTTGTTGACAAGCTTACCCACCTCTTTGGGAGATTTGTCCTCCTTGACAAATCTTTCAATATTTTACTCTCCCAACCTCGAATATTTCCCCCCTCTTCAAAATTTGTCCTCCTTAAAAAGTCTTTCAATTTGCAGTTGTCCCAAACTAAAATACTTGCCCAACTCCCTTGGAGGATCCTCCTTGACGAATCTTGTAATTCGTGACTGTCCCAAACTAAAATCCTTGCGTCCTAACTCTCTTGGAGCTTTATCCTCCTTAACCGAACTTAAAATTATTCATTGTAACAGCCTGAAATGTTTACCGAGCTCTGTGGAGCGTCTTAATCTCTTAGAGCATTTAACAATACAGGTGTGCCCAGTTAAATGTTTACCTTTTGCATTGAGGAATCTTAAGCAGATTACTCTACATAATACAGAAGTGTGCAGGATTTCAGTCTCTGAAGACCGTTATCCGCGCCTCCAgagtctctctctttcttctatggATCATTTAATGGAGATCGAAGCACTACCAACGACAATCAAGTCAATAGAATTGAAATACTGTAAAATATTGAAGAAGATAAGGGCTACTTGTGATCTGGTAAACCTTGAACGCCTCAAAATAGTGTCATGTCCAGAGTTGGATGAGCTTCCCAGCTTTGAACATTCCACTTCTCTCAGAGAATTTGAACTACGAGGTGGTTGCTACAGAATTCAGGAAATTGAAGGTTTGGAATATTGCACGAGATTGGAAAGCTTGCGGATAGAGACCTGTTGGGATGTGCCTGTTATAGAAAGTTTGGAGCAAATGGACAAATTGAGGAGGGTGGAAATTAGAGCAAACAAGGGATCAGCTATTGAACGTTGCATTCAAACAATTAAG AAATGGCCAGGTGAAATAAAAGTATGTTCTCGCGCAGTCCCTGATGCGTCCTCACTTATGCCTTTTTTGCTCCTTCCGAATCTGGTGGTCTTTGACTCCTTCTCTAACCACAAAATTCAGTCCAGGTCAAAATTTGTGCGCGTCCAATCCTCTAATGGCGATGCAATCATGATCTGTTGTGTTATAAATTGTGTTTCTTCGCAAATGCAACTGCAGCTATCACCCCATTGTCGTGGAGGACGTAAATTCTTCGAATATCTACCCAATGTTGAGAAAGGTAGATGGATATTGTTAGCTGGTTTCACACTGCAGAGCGGGTATTATGACTGGCAATCTGCCGAGGAAATCGAAATAGAAGCAAACAGAGAGGAAGCCGAAATAGAAGATAGAGTAAAAGAGGACAAAATAGAGAAATGCTTGGTTGTGAGGGTGGAAGAGCAAAGACTAGAGGAGGCATTTCACAGCTTATTGCCACTTTTACAAAGTTGA